The DNA region CGACACCAATAAGAAAGGATATCAACCCAACGATGGGGAGTGCATCCATTCCCACATCTTCAATATGGTGTGTCAAAGAAATCAGCCGAAATTTACGGGGATGTCTGATGGCTCCCCAAAATACGACGGCAATTTCTCCAAAAAAAGACAAAAGCTCCTTGCATTGAATTGAAAGTTCAAAGGCAGCTTTTCCTATGCGATTTAGCGTATAACAACAAAAACCCAATTTTTTGGGCGGCTGAACGTCCTCGATGGGATACTGGGAAACTTGCTTGATAAGAGCACGAACATCCTTGTTGCCCCCTGTACATTGGACCGAGATTCCGTGCTTTTGAAGAGATTGCAACGTCCGCTCAATAACGAGACCACCTGTAGTATCCATAGATTCAACAGCAGAGAGATCTAGCACAGCCTTAGTTGCATTCTGAGTCTTTAAGAGGCGCAAGGTCCTGTCTGCCTCTTTAATAGACCATACGACCCATCTGCCCACTGCTTTAATGTGGAGGATGTTCTTGGCCTCAAAACGAGTCTCAACCGTTGCTACAAACACGATTCCCCTCTTCTCTCCCTAAACATTGTTTTTCTTTTATTTTCGCTGAGGTTTGCGCAAGAAGCAAGGGGAAGAAATCGTTATTTGTCATTCTACAAAGTTGCAGGACGCTCTCACGTCCTCCAACTGGATAAAATGTAACCTATGTCTCAAGAATTTTTTGTGTCCTTTCTATCCGAAAGGACAATCTTTACTACTCCTTGATCAAGGTAGCGAACATCCACTCATGACCATCACGATCAGTCACTTTGCAAATGCGGTCTCCCCAAAAGGAATCTTCTGGCTCCATAAGAGAAGAGGCACCAGCACCTAAAGCCCTCTTGTACATGGCATCAACATCTGAACAGTACACATATAATCCAGAGGGCGGCAAAATATTCAGGGACTTTGGCGACTTGTTAGGTTTATCAAATGCGCCTTCAGGCCCCAGCATAATATGGGCATCTCCCAATTTCATATGAGCATGAACGAC from Alphaproteobacteria bacterium includes:
- a CDS encoding VOC family protein; this encodes MSEHAYKPGTLPALTPYLTVQNAEDAISFYKEAFGFEAADDPMKSENGQVVHAHMKLGDAHIMLGPEGAFDKPNKSPKSLNILPPSGLYVYCSDVDAMYKRALGAGASSLMEPEDSFWGDRICKVTDRDGHEWMFATLIKE